TTTAACATTAAAAATTATTTTATTTATTGCCATCAATAAAAAAATTTCACTTAGTGATACTGTGGTTGCTCAATCAGAACGTGGAAATGATGTTAAGTCATCAACTATTGAGTTAATAAAAGATGGATTTATATTTTTAACATTTGTGCAATTAATTGCTGCAGGAGTTTTATTTTTCTTATTTTTCTTTTCAGAACCAGCAAGTGAATCATTAAATCAGGTTATTGGTGCTAATGGTACTCATTCAAACCCAAATTTAAATGTTGTTTCACCTTATCACAATTTTATGAAATCAATTTGATTTGCTATTTTTCACTCAACTAGTGCAATTAATAATGCTGGATATGATTTATTATCAACAAATTCACTTCAACCTTATAATATTGAAGGTCATCAAGCGTATGCTATCCAAATAGTTTTTTTATTGGAATGAGTAATTGGTGGATTAGGTTATCCAACATTCCATGATATTAAAAGAAAATTAAAAGCTAGAAGAGTTGGACAAAAAGTTAGATTTAGTTTATTTACTAAGCTTAACTTCTGGGTTTATTCAATTTTATTTGTTGTAGGGCCTTTATTGGTTTTTGCAAGTGAATATTCAAATCAAGCGAACTCATTGATTTTTAATTACTATACATATGAAACAGATCCATTAACTCAAATGCCAATTAATGTTATTGTAACTCAAGCTAAACCAGGATATGCTGTAGCAATGGATATTATATTTAATACTACTGCTTGTAGAAACGCTGGATTTTCAACTGTTCCTATTAATGATTTTAATGCCTCATCAAAAACAATATTATCTTCATTAATGTTTATAGGTTCAGCGCCATCTTCAACAGCAGGAGGGATTCGAACTACAACATTTGCAATTATTATTCTTTCAACATGAGCAGTTATTAGAAATAAAAGCTACACAAGTGCATTTAAAAAAGTCATTCCTGCTGAAACCGTAAGAAGAAGTTTTTCAGTATTCTTTATTTCTGTACTTATATTAACTATTGTAATTATATTAATTTACTTTGATTCAAACGCTTATTTAACACCCGGTGTTGAAAATGGAGTAGCAGGAGAACTTGTGCAAAATCAAGGTGATGCAAGCATAATTCAAATATTAACTTTGATAACTAGTGCTTATGGAACCGTCGGAATGAATCCTTTCACTCAACATCAAATGTATAACTTTGGTGTATTAACTAAGCTATTGATTATTTTATGTATGTTCTTAGGACAATTAGGAATTTCAAATACATTATTAGCATTTATTAAACCATCAAGAAAAACAAACTTTAAATATTTAGAAGAAGACGTAACAATAGGATAGGAGATATTATGATTATTTTAGATGGAAAAAAAATAGCTTTAAAAAGAAAAAAAGAATTAGCATTAAGAATTTCAAAATATCAAAATCAAGGATTAAGAAAACCTAAATTAGTTGTTATTATGGTTGGCAATGATCCTGCTAGTGAAGTTTATGTTTCTCATAAAATTAAAGTTGCTAATGAAGTAGGAATTGATTCTCAACTTTTAAGGTTTGAAAATAATATTAAAAAAGAAGATTTATATAACAAAATCAATGAACTAAATAAAGATGCAAGTATTGATGGAATATTGCTGCAATTACCGCTACCAATTGATTTTGTTGAAGAAGATTATTTACAAGCAATAACTCCATTAAAAGATGTTGATGGTTTTCATTATATAAATCAAGGAAAAATGTTACAAGGATATGACACTATTTATCCATGTACTCCCTTAGGAATCATTAATTTATTGGAAGAATACAATATTAATATTAATAATAAAGATATTACTTTAATTGGAACAAGCAATATTGTAGGAAAACCTTTAGGAATGATGTTATTAAATAAACAAGCAACTGTAACAATGTGCAACAAAAATACAAAAGATATTAAAAAACACACAATTGGTGCTGATATTATTATTAGCGCCACTGGAAAACAATTTATTATTACTGAAGATATGATCAAAAATGATGCTGTCGTTATAGACGTAGGAATCATAAGAGATCCAATAACTAATAAGCTTGTTGGGGATGTTGATTTTGAAAAAGTTAAATTAAAAGCTAGTTACATAACTCCAGTTCCAGGTGGGGTTGGTCCAATGACGGTCATAACGTTAATGGAAAATACATTTGTTTTATATGAAAAACATATAAGTAAATAGACTAAACACTCAAAAAAAGAGTGTTTTTTTGACATAAAATTAAAAAAAAATAAAAATTACAAAATTTTATTTACAACTTATTTTTTATATGATAATATTTTTATTGTCCCAAGGGATAACAAAATTAAATAATTAACCAATAATTTGTATTTGGCTTTTTAGCTCAGTTGGTAGAGCAACCGGCTGTTAACCGGTTTGTCACAGGTTCAAGTCCTGTAAAAGCCGCCATTACATTTGGCCTGTTGGTGAAGCGGTTAACACACACGGTTTTCATCCGTGGACACACGGGTTCGAACCCCGTACAGGCTACCATTTATTATTGGAGTGCTAGCTCAGTTGGGAGAGCTCCTGCCTTACAAGCAGGCGGTCAGCGGTTCGAGCCCGTTGCACTCCACCATTTTTTTTGTGCTGACTTAGCTCAGTTGGTAGAGCAACTGACTTGTAATCAGTAGGTCGGGGGTTCAAATCCTCTAGTCAGCACCATTGTCAATTTTGAATTAGCACCATTGGTGCTTTTATTTTATTAAAATTTTATTTTTATATTTAACATTGATTATTTAAAAAAATAATGATAATATTTTTATTGTCCAAAGTTAATGACTCGCTAGCTCAGTCGGTAGAGCAACTGGCTTTTAACCAGTGGGTCCGGAGTTCGAGCCTCCGGCGAGTCACCATCCTGCGGGATTGGCGGAATTGGCAGACGCACTAGACTTAGGATCTAGCGTCTTTGACGTAAGGGTTCGAGTCCCTTATCCCGCACCATAAGAAAACAAAACTAGTATACAAATATTGCTAGTTTTTTTATTTGAAAATATAGCTAAATTAACTTTTAAAAAATATTTTAATTAATTTAAAAAAAATATTGCATGCAAAATAAAATTAGTGTATATTTATTATTGTGCCCTTTAAAAGGCACGGAAATGATCTTTGAAAACTAAATAGAACAACAATTGTACAATCCTGTAACAATTTCAAATTGAGTACAGAATAATATACAAAAAATATAATAGTCAGAATCAAAACAATAATTTAAAATGAGAGTTTGATCCTGGCTCAGGATAAACGCTGGCGGCATGCCTAATACATGCAAGTCGAACGGAGGTGCTTGCACCTCAGTGGCGAACGGGTGAGTAACACGTATCTAATCTACCTTCTAGCGGGGGATAACTTTTGGAAACGAAAGGTAATACCGCATGTGGATGTTATTATCGCATGAGAAAACATTCAAAGATCCGTTTGGATCACTAGAAGATGAGGATGCGGCGTATTAGCTAGTAGGCGGGGTAAAGGCCCACCTAGGCGATGATACGTAGCCGAACTGAGAGGTTGATCGGCCACATTGGGACTGAGATACGGCCCAGACTCCTACGGGAGGCAGCAGTAGGGAATTTTTCACAATGGACGAAAGTCTGATGAAGCAATGCCGCGTGAGTGATGACGGCCTTCGGGTTGTAAAGCTCTGTTGTAAGGGAAGAAAAAATAGGAGAGGAAATGCTCTTATCTTGACGGTACCTTACCAGAAAGCCACGGCTAACTATGTGCCAGCAGCCGCGGTAATACATAGGTGGCAAGCGTTATCCGGATTTATTGGGCGTATAGGGTGCGTAGGCGGTTTCGCAAGTTTGAGGTTAAAGCCCGGAGCTCAACTCCGGTTCGCCTTGAAAACTGCGGGACTAGAATATCAGAGAGGTAAGCGGAATTCCATGTGTAGCGGTAAAATGCGTAGATATATGGAAGAACACCAGTGGCGAAAGCGGCTTACTGGCTGATTATTGACGCTGAGGCACGAAAGCGTGGGGAGCAAATAGGATTAGATACCCTAGTAGTCCACGCCGTAAACGTTGAGTACTAAGTATTGGGGATTACCTCAGTGCTGCAGCTAACGCATTAAGTACTCCGCCTGAGTAGTATGCTCGCAAGAGTGAAACTCAAAGGAATTGACGGGGACCCGCACAAGTGGTGGAGCATGTGGTTTAATTCGAAGCAACACGAAGAACCTTACCAGGGCTTGACATACAGTGCAAAGCTACAGAGATGTAGTGGAGGTTAACATTGATACAGGTGGTGCATGGTTGTCGTCAGTTCGTGCCGTGAGGTGTTGGGTTAAGTCCCGCAACGAACGCAACCCTTGTCGTTAGTTACTAACATTAAGTTGAGGACTCTAACGAGACTGCTAGTGTAAGCTAGAGGAAGGTGGGGATGACGTCAAATCATCATGCCCCTTATGTCCTGGGCTACACACGTGCTACAATGGCCGATACAAAGAGTCGCAATCTCGCGAGGGGGAGCTAATCTCAAAAAGTCGGTCTCAGTTCGGATTGAAGTCTGCAACTCGACTTCATGAAGCCGGAATCACTAGTAATCGCGAATCAGCTATGTCGCGGTGAATACGTTCTCGGGTCTTGTACACACCGCCCGTCAAACCACGAGAGTTGGTAATACCAGAAGTACGTTTCCTAACCGTAAGGAAGGCGCGTCCCAAGGTAGGACTAGCGATTGGGGTTAAGTCGTAACAAGGTATCCGTACGGGAACGTGCGGATGGATCACCTCCTTTCTATGGAGATAAAAACAAAACAGATTGACTATTATATGTTCTATTTAGTTTTCAGGGATTATTTAAATATAATCTCTGAAAGAGAATTGTTCTTTGAAAACTGAATATTAGATGAAAAGCATTGTAAAAGATTAAAATAAATCAACAATTTTTAACAAATAAAAATAAATTTTTACTGAATCAATTATCAATTGCTTTAAGATTTTTTCTAAAAAATAGTAAGGGCACATGGTGAATGCCTTGGAAAATGGAGCCGAAGAAGGACGTGATTACCTGCGAAAAGCATCGGGGAGCTGGAAGTGAGCTTTGATCCGGTGATATCCGAATGGGGAAACCCAATACGATTAATCTCGTATTATCCATAAGTGAATACATAGCTTATGAGAAGGGAACCTTGGGAACTGAAACATCTTAGTACCAAGAGGAAAAGAAAATAAATAATGATTCTGTTAGTAGCGGCGAGCGAACGCGGAAGAGGCCAAACCAGTCTACGGGCTGGGGTTGTAGGACATCTTTTTAGAGTTACAAAATCAACATATAGTAGAAGCTACTGGGAAGTAGCGGCATAGAGGGTGATACCCCCGTATACGAAATGTGTTGATCTCTTAGATGGATCCTGAGTACGGCGAAACACGTGAAATTTTGTCGGAATCCGCCGAGACCACTCGGCAAGCCTAAATACTCCCATTTTACCGATAGTGAACCAGTACCGTGAGGGAAAGGTGAAAAGTACCCCGAGAGGGGAGTGAAATAGTTCCTGAAACCATGTGCTTACAAGAAGATAGAGCCCGTTAATGGGTGATATCGTGCTTTTTGTAGAAAGAGCCGGCGAGTTAATGTATCGTGCGAGGTTAAGCAGAATATGCGGAGCCGTAGTGAAAGCGAGCCTTAATAGGGCGTTTAGTACGTTGCATTAGACACGAAACCGGGTGATCTAGCCATGAGCAGGTTGAAGTTTGGGTAAAACCAAATGGAGGACCGAACCGACGTTCGTTGAAATGACCGCGGATGACTTGTGGCTAGCGGTGAAATTCCAATCGAACCCGGAGATAGCTAGTTCTCCCCGAAATATATTTAAGTATAGCGTCGAGGTTTACCACAATGGAGGTAGAGCACTGAATCTATGATGGCCCCACCTAGGGGTACTGAATAGAATTAAACTCCGAATGCCATTGTCGGATACTCGGCAGTCAGAACATGGGTGATAAGGTCCATGCTCGAGAGGGAAACAGCCCAGATCGTCAGCTAAGGTCCCTAAATTTAGGTTAAGTGTGTAAGGATGTGGAATTGCACAGACAGCTAGGATGTTGGCTTAGAAGCAGCCACCATTTAAAGAGTGCGTAACAGCTCACTAGTCGAGTGATTCTGCGCCGAAAATGTACCGGGGCTAAACCTAATACCGAAGCTACGGATTGTATTTTTAATACAGTGATAGGGGAGCGTTCTAATTGTGATGAAGTCAGACTGTGAGGACTGGTGGAACGATTAGAAGTGATTATGCCGGCATGAGTAACGATTGAATGTGAGAATCATTCATACCGTTTGACCAAGGTTTCCTGGGCAAGGTTCGTCCACCCAGGGTTAGTCAGGACCTAAGGCGAGGCCGAAAGGCGTAGTCGATGGACAACAGGTTGATATTCCTGTACCTGCTAGTTAGTGATGGAGTGACGGAGAAAGGTAGTGTATCCCAGGTGATGGATGTCCTGGGTTAAGCACAAAGACGGCAACATAGGCAAATCCGTGTTGTATTAAACGTTGAAGTGTTATGAGGAGTGAACGGTTCGCCTAGTAACGAAGTACATGACCCTACGCTTCCAAGAAAAGCTTCTAACTTAATAACTAGTAGCCTGTACCTATAACGAACACACGTGGTCAAGGAGAAAATCCTAAGGTAAGCGAGATAACTGTAGCTAAGGAACTCTGCAAAATAACTCCGTAACTTCGGAAGAAGGAGTGCTCAACGCAAGTTGAGCCGCAGTGAAGAGGGAGGGGCAACTGTTTAGCAAAAACACAGCTCTCTGCTAAGTCGCAAGACGAAGTATAGGGGGTGACGCCTGCCCAGTGCCGGAAGGTTAAGAGGAGAAGTCAGCGCAAGCGAAGCTTCGAATTGAAGCCCCGGTGAACGGCGGCCGTAACTATAACGGTCCTAAGGTAGCGAAATTCCTTGTCAGGTAAGTTCTGACCCGCACGAAAGGCGTAATGATCCCTTCGCTGTCTCGGCTGCAGACTCGGTGAAATTTTAGTACCGGTGAAGATGCCGGTTACCCGCAACTAGACGGAAAGACCCCGTGGAGCTTTACTATAACTTGATATTGAAATTTGGTATAACGTGTAGAGGATAGGTGGGAGACTTTGAAGCTGGACCGCTAGGGCCAGTGGAGTCAACCTTGGAATACCACCCTCGTTATATTGGATTTCTAACTTCGACCCGTTATCCGGGTTAAGGACAGTGTCTGGTGGGTAGTTTGACTGGGGCGGTCGCCTCCTAAAATGTAACGGAGGCGCTCAAAGTTACACTCAGCATGGTTGGAAATCATGCATAGAGCGCAAAAGTATAAGTGTGATTGACTGTGAGACTTACAAGTCGAACAGGTACGAAAGTAGGATTTAGTGATCCGGCGGTCCCGTGTGGAAGGGCCGTCGCTCAACGGATAAAAGTTACCCCGGGGATAACAGGCTGATCTCCCCCAAGAGTTCACATCGACGGGGAGGTTTGGCACCTCGATGTCGGCTCATCGCATCCTGGAGCTGTAGTCGGTTCCAAGGGTTGGGCTGTTCGCCCATTAAAGCGGTACGCGAGCTGGGTTCAGAACGTCGTGAGACAGTTTGGTCCCTATCTGTTGTGGGCGTAGGAAAATTGAAGAGAGCTGTTCCTAGTACGAGAGGACCGGAATGGACACACCTCTGGTGCTCCTGTTGTCACGCCAGTGGCACAGCAGGGTAGCTATGTGTGGAACGGATAATCGCTGAAGGCATCTAAGCGAGAAGCCTCCTTTAAGATGAATTTTCCCATTTCTTTAGAATGTAAGATCCCTTATAGACTATGAGGTTGATAGGATGGATGTGTAAGTGTCGCGAGGCATTAAGCTAACCATTACTAATAGATCGAGAGAATTTTAGAAAAAAGAAGCAATTGAGTATGTAATCATCTAATATCCAGTTTTCAGAGAACAATTTAAAAAAAGATCTGGTGGTCATAGCGTAGAGGTCACACCTGTTCCCATACCGAACACAGAAGTTAAGCTCTACAGCGTCGACGATATTGCATTGTGAGAAAATAGAACGCTGCCAGTTTGTGAAAGAATCCGTAAGGATTCTTTTTTTATTTAATTATTGATTTATAAGAGTAATATCTTTCATAAATAGAAAGGAAGGCGAAATTCATGACAATTAATGAAATTCTAGATTTACAAATAAATACAGAAAAAGAAACACCTGTTTTTGCGAGTGAGGCGATAATTCAAATAACAATTATTTGTAAAGCATAAAAATTTTTATTTCTTGACTAATGTTTTTAGGCATTAGTCTTTTTATTCATGAATTTAACTTAAAAATGTATAGAAAAAAACGTGATTTAAATTATATTTATTATTTAAACCATAAAACTTTTAATAAAATACCGAAATTAGGATGAAAGATACACTTATCAGCAAATTTAAAAAATTACAAAAAATTATTAAATATTACAAAAAAAATTTGTTTTAAATTTAATTTAAATTTTAAATATCAAACAAGTTATAAAAAAATTATTGAAGATTCGCAAAAACATACAAATAAATTTTCAACAGGAAAATTTATAACTATTTATTGCTTAAATCAAAAGCAATTTATAAATATTATAAATATTTTATATTCAAAAACAAAAGAAATAGAAGGCCCTTTCATTTTTTCTGATAGAAGATTTAAAGATTCAAAATGTATTTACTACAGATATGGGATTTTAAAAGGTGAAAACTGTTATGTTTTCGGTGAAGAAAGATTAATAGAAATGAAAAAAAATCAATATTATTCTGAAAATCTAACAAAACCTTTTTATTTAAACAAAAAAGATCCACTAGAAAGAGAGTACAAAAAATATAATTTTTACAAATTAAAAAAACTTAATAAGGAATATTTTATTAAAAATATCATTAAAGAAAATAATTCAGGTAATGTTTATATGGGTTATTTAGAAAATAAGAAAAAAATAATAATTAGAGAATTTAGACCAAATACACTTTTGGTGAAAAAAAATATAGATTCATTATATTTTGCTAAAAATCTTGAAAAAGTTCAATATAAATGTAATTTACTTAACAAAAGCATATCACCAAAATTAATTGATTCATTTTATGAATGAGAAAATTATTATATTATAGAGGAGTTTATTGAAGGTATAAATTTAAATCAATGAGTGATGACCAATAACCCATTTATATGTAACCAAAATAACCCATCAAATAAGGAAATTAAAAATTATGTTAGTAAATCTCTTGAAATATTTCAAAAAATAGTCAATAAGATTAAAATACTAAAAGATAATAAAATTATTCATGGAGATTTAAAATTAGATAATATAATGATAAAAAATGATGAACCAATATTAATTGATTTTGAATCATCAAATTTTTTGTATGATTTTAAGCCATATTTGAGAAATTCAGAACATAACTATTTTTATAAAAAACAAAGCTGCGATGAAATAAGTTTGCTTTTTATTTTATTGGACTTATTTGCCCCTTTTTCTTTTTTACTTCCTATGCAAAAAGAGATAAAAATTAATGAAAGATTATCTTATGTATGTAATCTTTTTAATATTGATATTCAAATCTTTGAGAAACTTATAAATAAATTAAATAAAAGAACATTAAAAATTACTGACTTTAATTTTTCGACTTTATTTTTATTAAAAAATAACAATAATATTCAAAAAAATAAAATAACACTAAAATATGAAACGAAAACAATGTGAACAAAAAAAACCAAGAAATTATTTTACCCTAAAAATGTATATAATATTCAATTAAATAATTATCAAACAAAATTTTGCAATTTATTTTTATTAAAAAATAATTTTTCAGAAAACACATTTAAAAGTAAATTTAATAATAAAATGCTTAAAGATTATAAAAAAGAAATAATGAAAAAAATAGATTTTCTATTATTTATTAAAGATTTTTCTTTTAAAAATGGATTATCTGGAATAGGTTTTTTTCTTTTAAAAATTTATAATAATGAAGATTTTCAATTAAATAAAATTGTAGAAAAAATTTATTACAGCGCTATTGCTGAAATTGAAAATATTTCAAATTCTTTTAATTTAACTTTCGATTTGGGCATTTCAGGAATTCTCTTTTTTATTTATCATTATGAAAAACAAAATAAATTAAAAAATAATTTTGATTTTTTAGAAATTATAAAAAAAATTGAAAATGAGTTAGTTAATAATTTAAAAAATGGATGTTATGTTACCAAAAATATAGCATCTCCTTATTTTGGTAATGGCACATCAGGAATTCTCTATATTTTGTCACTTTTTAATAAAAACAAAAAAAAGTTTTATTGTAATAAAATATTAGAAATTAATTTGCAGCTTTGCTCAAAAACAGATTTTTTATATGGATTACCAGGCATTTTATTTGTATTGTATAAATTAAGTGAAAGTCAAACATCCTTATTAAAAATAAACGAAATAAAAAAAATTTTAAATACTTTAAAAGACAAAAATGGTTTTTTTAGAGCACAAGTTGAAAATGATCATAGTAACTATTTTTTAAATACACTAATTGGTCCTTACGTTCTTGAAATTATTTTAAAATAAATTTTTAATTGTTATTTTATATTAAAAAGAGTATGATTTCCTTAATATAGAAAAATAAAAGGGATGAATATATGAAAAATGTCTATGCAAAAAATAAAATGGGTATTCTATGGTTTTCTATTCTTGCTTTTATAGCTGCAGCAGCATTAGTATTTTCTGGATACGTTATTAGTTATTTAATAAATACAGCTGTTGATGTAGTCAATGGAGCATCAGAAAAAATGAATTTGCTTTTTATAGAAATTGGTGTTTGTGCTTTATCTTTTGGAATATGCTTATTATTTTCATACTTGCAAACTCAGCAAAAAAATAAAATAATTAAAGAATTTAATTTATATTTAAGAAATAAAGTCTCTAATAAAATTATAAATTTGGATTTAAAAGATTTGGATTCTAAAAATAAAGGAGATCTTATAAGTTGATTAACAAACGATATAAATCAAATAGAAAGTAAAAATTTTGAAAATATGTTTTTATTTATTGAAACATTTTTAACAGCATTTTTAGCAATAATAGCAATATTTTTATTAAATTGAATAACGGGATTAGTAACAATTTTATGTTTTATTATTTTATTAATTGTTCCTTCGCTTTTACAAAAATCCATGGTTAAAATAGTAAACAAAGTTTCGTTAAAACAAGAAGAATTTTCTTCAAAAGTTGAAGATGTAATTTCGGGATATAGAGAATTTTTATATAATGATAAAACAGAAATCTTTAGTGAAATAATCAGTCAAAAGAGTTTTGAACTAGAAACTTATAAACAAAAAAATAAAAATATTGAAAATTTACAGATAACTGGAATTAATTCAATTGGTGCTATTTGTCAAATTGGTCTTGTTATAATGACTGTTATATTAGCTTCATATAAAATAGCACCAATAGGATTAGTTTTTGCTGTTCCTCAATTGGCTGGAAATTTTTTAGGTAATGCGCAAAGATCGCTAGGAGCTTTTTTTGGCTTATTAGGAAGCAAAGAATTGTTTAAAAAATTCATTTTTAAAAATACAGAACTTAAGATCAATGAAATTGAGCCTTTTAACTCAATTAAAATTAAAAACTTAAATTTAAGTATTAATGAAAATAATTTATATAATAGTTTAAATTTTGAAATTAAAAAGGGTAAGAAATATTTAATTTCAGGTAGAAGTGGTGTGGGTAAAAGCACACTTATGAAAATTTTATTTGGCCTAATATCTGAATATGATGGTGAAATTCTTTGAAATAATGATTTAAATTTATTAAAAATTAGTAGCAAACAAATTTGAAATCAAATTTATTATGTTCAACAGGAAACAATTATTTTTGATGCAAGTTTTAAAGAAAATATTACTTTATTCGATTCGTCAATTAGTGATAAAGAAATTTTTAATATTGTTAAACTAGTTAATTTACAAGAGTTAGTATCAAAAAACAACAATATTTTATCATTTAAATGCAAAGATATTTCTAAAGGTGAAGCTCAAAGAATCGCAATAGGTAGAGCACTGTTATCAAATAAAAAAGTTATTTATTTAGATGAACCTACAGCTAGTTTAGATAAAAGTAATACTGAATTAATAGAGAATTTAATTCTAAAAAACTCTGATTTAACAGTTTTATTTATTTCACATACTTCTGATATTCAAAATCAAATGTTTGACAAGGTTATAAAGTTGTAATAGTGAAATGAAAGATCTTAAAAACAATTTTAAAAATACGAATTAAAAATGTAACTGCAACACTTATCAAAAAATAATCTGATAGAAATTTCAGTTTCTTTGATACAAAAAAGCAACTTGCGACTGATTAAAGCCCAAAAAAGTTAGGATCAATAATTATAAAAACAATTTTAAATGAAAAACTATCTATAAAGTGTTAAAAAAGTTTGTTTCTTTTATAGCTAAAAAATTGAATAAAAATTGATCAACAATTTTCTGAGGAAATAAAAGAAATAGACCGCAATTATTTAGAAACCAAAGATGTGCAGTT
This is a stretch of genomic DNA from Mesoplasma coleopterae. It encodes these proteins:
- a CDS encoding lanthionine synthetase LanC family protein; this translates as MYRKKRDLNYIYYLNHKTFNKIPKLGWKIHLSANLKNYKKLLNITKKICFKFNLNFKYQTSYKKIIEDSQKHTNKFSTGKFITIYCLNQKQFINIINILYSKTKEIEGPFIFSDRRFKDSKCIYYRYGILKGENCYVFGEERLIEMKKNQYYSENLTKPFYLNKKDPLEREYKKYNFYKLKKLNKEYFIKNIIKENNSGNVYMGYLENKKKIIIREFRPNTLLVKKNIDSLYFAKNLEKVQYKCNLLNKSISPKLIDSFYEWENYYIIEEFIEGINLNQWVMTNNPFICNQNNPSNKEIKNYVSKSLEIFQKIVNKIKILKDNKIIHGDLKLDNIMIKNDEPILIDFESSNFLYDFKPYLRNSEHNYFYKKQSCDEISLLFILLDLFAPFSFLLPMQKEIKINERLSYVCNLFNIDIQIFEKLINKLNKRTLKITDFNFSTLFLLKNNNNIQKNKITLKYETKTMWTKKTKKLFYPKNVYNIQLNNYQTKFCNLFLLKNNFSENTFKSKFNNKMLKDYKKEIMKKIDFLLFIKDFSFKNGLSGIGFFLLKIYNNEDFQLNKIVEKIYYSAIAEIENISNSFNLTFDLGISGILFFIYHYEKQNKLKNNFDFLEIIKKIENELVNNLKNGCYVTKNIASPYFGNGTSGILYILSLFNKNKKKFYCNKILEINLQLCSKTDFLYGLPGILFVLYKLSESQTSLLKINEIKKILNTLKDKNGFFRAQVENDHSNYFLNTLIGPYVLEIILK
- a CDS encoding ATP-binding cassette domain-containing protein, whose protein sequence is MKNVYAKNKMGILWFSILAFIAAAALVFSGYVISYLINTAVDVVNGASEKMNLLFIEIGVCALSFGICLLFSYLQTQQKNKIIKEFNLYLRNKVSNKIINLDLKDLDSKNKGDLISWLTNDINQIESKNFENMFLFIETFLTAFLAIIAIFLLNWITGLVTILCFIILLIVPSLLQKSMVKIVNKVSLKQEEFSSKVEDVISGYREFLYNDKTEIFSEIISQKSFELETYKQKNKNIENLQITGINSIGAICQIGLVIMTVILASYKIAPIGLVFAVPQLAGNFLGNAQRSLGAFFGLLGSKELFKKFIFKNTELKINEIEPFNSIKIKNLNLSINENNLYNSLNFEIKKGKKYLISGRSGVGKSTLMKILFGLISEYDGEILWNNDLNLLKISSKQIWNQIYYVQQETIIFDASFKENITLFDSSISDKEIFNIVKLVNLQELVSKNNNILSFKCKDISKGEAQRIAIGRALLSNKKVIYLDEPTASLDKSNTELIENLILKNSDLTVLFISHTSDIQNQMFDKVIKL
- a CDS encoding bifunctional 5,10-methylenetetrahydrofolate dehydrogenase/5,10-methenyltetrahydrofolate cyclohydrolase — translated: MIILDGKKIALKRKKELALRISKYQNQGLRKPKLVVIMVGNDPASEVYVSHKIKVANEVGIDSQLLRFENNIKKEDLYNKINELNKDASIDGILLQLPLPIDFVEEDYLQAITPLKDVDGFHYINQGKMLQGYDTIYPCTPLGIINLLEEYNININNKDITLIGTSNIVGKPLGMMLLNKQATVTMCNKNTKDIKKHTIGADIIISATGKQFIITEDMIKNDAVVIDVGIIRDPITNKLVGDVDFEKVKLKASYITPVPGGVGPMTVITLMENTFVLYEKHISK
- a CDS encoding potassium transporter TrkG, with the translated sequence MTSERNRSDKPNWFKMTKDKQQKNKFDPQKAFLKLKTWWPLSKVSGRIFLIYLFIVLFGGFLLCIPGVVVNNDLNGYDFRWDYLTGIFTASSAFSDTGINIIDPSHDYTFWGQLILLILIEMGGIGVLTLKIILFIAINKKISLSDTVVAQSERGNDVKSSTIELIKDGFIFLTFVQLIAAGVLFFLFFFSEPASESLNQVIGANGTHSNPNLNVVSPYHNFMKSIWFAIFHSTSAINNAGYDLLSTNSLQPYNIEGHQAYAIQIVFLLEWVIGGLGYPTFHDIKRKLKARRVGQKVRFSLFTKLNFWVYSILFVVGPLLVFASEYSNQANSLIFNYYTYETDPLTQMPINVIVTQAKPGYAVAMDIIFNTTACRNAGFSTVPINDFNASSKTILSSLMFIGSAPSSTAGGIRTTTFAIIILSTWAVIRNKSYTSAFKKVIPAETVRRSFSVFFISVLILTIVIILIYFDSNAYLTPGVENGVAGELVQNQGDASIIQILTLITSAYGTVGMNPFTQHQMYNFGVLTKLLIILCMFLGQLGISNTLLAFIKPSRKTNFKYLEEDVTIG